In Vicia villosa cultivar HV-30 ecotype Madison, WI linkage group LG7, Vvil1.0, whole genome shotgun sequence, the DNA window AAAATCACATTGGTTATATTTGCTTTGCTGTTAAATGATTATTTTCAAACCATGCATAAAAATGATTGGCTATACTTCCCAAGTAGGAGTACATCATATATGGCATAAGATGTTGAAGGATATCACACCAGATTCAAGTGATGAACATGTGTTAAGACTTGCAACTCGCAAAGAAATTCGGTGGACGCTTGTACATCCATCTTCTTAATTGCTGTTTTCTGCATAGAAGAAATTGTATGAGAGGTGAGAAAATTGGTTATTCTATGTGAAGAGAGAAACGGAGACTTTCCAATTCACCCTTATAGTgtctttaatttaaaaaagaaaagcaaGTCCTCTCCTCCCCTCATCTTTAAAGCCCAACTCGCAAATAAAGCCAAGAGATATAGATGCAGTTACATACCTCGCCTCTGAGTACTGCATAATAGACAGCTCCAAATCCACCTTGACCAATTTTATTATCCAAGCTGAAGTTATTTGTAGCTTTGGCTAGTTCTTGATATGAAAATTCAGTTGACTTAGCCACCATAATTCCTGTAAGGCCAGCAGTACTACCAGTACCATGCCCACTAGATCCTGAAGTTTCATATTCTCCACTGCCTGAGGCTTAACCATGAACAGAAACAAAAATCAGCAAGCGTAGTCTATTTCTATAATCAAAGCGGAAATATGAATAGACTGTTTTCATATAAGTAGTAAGTTGTTTCCATAAGTTATCACCAAAAGCTTATTGAAATAAATGAACAAATTCCAAATATGTCACAGACTATTTTTTCGTAAGATTTCTCAAATACTATACAAGTGCTTATACCATAAGATAAGTTCAAATAAATAGTTTAATAAGAACTTCAATTAGAATATGAATACAAAAATATACCATTACCATCTTGCGCTGAAAGTGCCGTAGAAATTTGTGGAAGTTTAGctttctcttcttccttcttttGGAAGTATTTGACATATATACAGATTACAAATAACAGAAGCGCAAATATTCCTGCTATAGATATACCAGCTGCAACACCCTTACCCAGACCTGCTTATATAGAACCAAATTTAATCTCAAAACAAGCAATGACCGAACTTTATTGCATTCTCTTTTTTTTCGGAACAAGCATCAAGCTAAAATTAGTCATCATAATACAAAGTCAGAGGCCAAACCTGTTCTGCAAGAGGAAAAAAATGAAAGTTAGAAGGATAGAAACAAATATGAAACAGTATTTACTTCATCTATCGACCATTCAACATAATAACTAATAAGTGAGACAATCAACGTTACCTACCTAGGATACAAAGGAACATATTCTCCATTTTTATCTGcaaagtaataaataaataaataaaactttaatAAAAGTCATTATAGATACTTAGAAGAAGAATAAAACCAAAATACATACCTCTTCCTGGAAAGAACACTATCCCACTGCCTTTGCTGAAATTGACACCCAAATTGTAACTTTGTATCACCCCTTCATCAAGTTTATAATGGCTTGCAATCTTCTCAAGAGTATCCCTAGGCCTAAGCGGATAGGTAATAAACAAGCCATAGTCTTTTGAAATCTGACTGTTCCCACAAGAACAATTAACAGTGACATTAACCTTAGCCTTAGCAGGTATATGATTTGGATCATAACTATTGTACTTTTTCAAAACCTCAACAGTTGTTAAGCTTGCATAATAGGTATTTGCAAGTAAATCATAAGTATCTCCTTCATTTGCTGTGTATTCAAACACATGCCCAAGAAATTCACCTCCAATACATTCACATGGGAATGGAATGTTGATTTTAGAATAGGAAAAAAGATTATCATTACTGAATACTATGTCTCTATTGTACCTGATTATAACTTCCGAAGAATCGGTAACAATCTTTGATTGCATAAAGGTTGTTATATTTGAGAGTTCAACTAAAGGCATTACATAGTAGGAAGCTAAAGCTACATCACACCCTTTTACACACTTAGATTCCACTTTGAGAAAAATACAATCCAGAAACATAAAGAACAATAATAACCCATTTTTGAGTTTCATTGAATCAATAAGTGAAAGAAAGAAAATCATAAAATGGCTGCCGAAGGAAAGcaagaagcagaaaaagaaatTAACTCAAATCAGCAACAAAGGATTAACATGTAGTACAAAATTTATTTCTTGAAAATAATGTCACACTTCCTAGCTTTTCTATTCAATAGACACTGTTGATATTTTTTATATGGAAAATGACTCTAATTCAACTCTCAATTTTTTATACACACGTTTTTGCTCTTATGTGTGATCAAAACAGACATGCATGATTGGATACGTTTGACTGTTTGAAAAAGAATGTGGAGGGAACATAGTAACTGTTAGCTACAATAAGAGTTGACATGTCATTAACTCATTCATGTACTCAAAATGTCAAATGTCAATGAATTAATGTTCCTACAACAAAAATACCTAgtagtatattaaaaaaatatatgtaaagaCTAAAGAGTATTCTAAGGATATTTGTATCCAAGTTTTCACTTTCAGTCTATGTAAAAGTTGTTTGGTTTTAGCATGTCAaatatagaagaaaaaaattgttttaattgcTTGTTTTTCTATGTTTAACATTAAAATGCATTTTTGTCTCGTAGAAGACATCATATGCAAAAATGCGAGTTATTTGAACCACAAGATCCCTACttgacccaaaaaaaaaaaatgcaattttggccCTCAATTTTTACAATCCTGCGATTTTAGCTacccaatttttaaaatattaactttgGTCTATTAACTTTAtttctattttcaaaattaattttgagttttcctgattaaaaatttaaaattttcttgcAGCCGTCCAAGTAAAAGTATCCCTACCAACTAGGCATTTCATCGAACACCTTCAAAGCCAATTCAACATCCCCATTTCTAACAAACCGCTCAATTAAAGAATCTCACCACACTAAATCTTTAACAACCATGAAATCAAACACTGTGAACTTGTTTACCTTCGTAAAAAAGCATCTTAACGCATAATAAAACCTTGATGGTAGAAGGAAGTGGAACTATCTTGAAGAAGGGGGTGAGTGAATCATATAACGAAAGAGAAGTTTGGGATGTGAGGTTGTGTTGAAAAAGGAACGAATATGGTTGATGTGATTGTGTGTGGAGTGAGTAGTAAAGATAGATAGAAGACATGTAGAGTGATGAGGGTTTTTGAAAACTTGAGATTGAGATGGTGGAGTTGGTGAGAATCATTTTGGTGGGTTTTAATGGGAATGCTAAAATCATGTGGATTGTTGAGATTTTTGCCAAGGACACTTCAAAACATTGGAAGTAAGATGACGATGATATTGTTCAACGAGGatgagattttttatttatttattttaattttaggctttgtttggattgatggaaccgggTGGAGCGGAGCATACTCTtaggaccttgagaggagcacactcttaggacccaagcgtttcaccgctagaccacacacactcattcatatattattataaaaagtttataattgtcttacagttttatttatttatttatttattttggagaaaaggaGGGCCTAAGCCAAAAACAAGGAAAACCTACAACCGAATGCTCCTACAAATAGGGGGGCTAGAAATTTCAAAAACAACTAACTGTCTAATTAAGTTCGGCATACATTCTCCTAAGGACTCACCTTCCCGACTTGTAGCTCCAAATTTAACTAAAGTATCCGCACACCTATTTTCTTCCCTATAGACATGTTTCCATTTAACTTCCTCAAAATCCGCCATTAGCTCGTGAATTTGTTTGAATATAGCCATACACTTCATATTTGGAATAGATTTAAACTCTAGAATTTCAATCACGATATTCGAATCGACATTTAGATCCACTCTTTGATAACCCAAATCCTTAGTTAAGGACAATTCATGGTACACAACCCATAACTCCGCCTTTATGATGCTGCAAAAACACATATACACTTGTAGAAGCCTCCTTTGCACTCGCCTTTATCATCCCGAATAATACCTCCACACCCGGAGATCTTCCCCTCTCGACAAGAACCATCTGGGTTGAGTTTGATCCATCCTCTATCCGGCGGAGTCCATTTCACCAAAATCGTCTGATTATTCTGCTTGCTCATTACGCGATTACTTTGCATTGCCTTCTTGTAATCTTTCCTTCTTTTATGCACATAGGAATTTTGGCAGTAAAGTCTACAAAAATTACTGTCATGTATCTCTTTATTTCTCCAAGTCCAAATACTATGACACCCTGTCGCCTAGTAGCTGCTCCACTCTTGATTATAGCTCAGATTCAGCTCAATCCATCCCTACTGATTCATCGTAAAAAAATTCGGTCCTATATCCTTAGGCACCTGATTAAACCAAACATTCTGCACCGTCAGGCAATCGCGCAAAGCATGTAGCATATTTTCCATAGCATTACCACATATCTAAGAATTGATATAcataaaattgcatttttaaGTAAATATCTTACAACGAAtaccataaaatatattttttcaaaataatatttataaatgaatagtattttattttttgttgatatggaaattaaaataaatatcaatataaataatatgataaaatatacacaCATTACTTGTTGATTTctttaaagaattaaaaaaatatatattggttAGTAAGATTTTGCAACATAATgtggtttggtttgattcggtttataaaatataaaccgcAAACTGAACCATGCAGTTGCGTTAGAAAATGGCTCAAACATATCTGAATCAAATAcaattttggtttggtttggttcaatttGGATTTAGTTTGTTTATTGTTCTTTGTGAGTCATTCTTGCATTACTTTGATGTTAGGGATGAACTAttagttgagttgtaattgtGAATCACTCATgagttttggtttggtttggtttgggtttagtttgtttattgtttattgtaCTTTGTGAGTCACTCTTGCATTACTTTGATGTTAGGGATGAACTAttagttgagttgtaattgtGAATCACTCATGAGCTTTTAGGCAAGAGTGGATTATGTTTTTTTGAAAGTGTGTCTTCTATTTGTTGTCATTGTTGTTTATCATTGGTGTGTGATTGAAGGGAAGTGAGAGGAGTCTCATATCTAGGAGAGTCTTAGATAGAAATATCACGGGTAGTGATTAGGTGCGAAGTTTGtaaaaccggaggttgtttagaACTTCAAACTAATATTACTATAGTGGATTTTTCTAACTTGGGTGTCCGCAGATATAGGTGatgttgcaccgaactgggttaataaTTGACATGTGTTATTTACTCCCTGCAACTTACTTTATTTTGTTAATTGTTAttgatgttatgatgtcgtgACATTGCATTCGACATTCTAGAAATCCTGACATCGTATACGTCATCTGGTTCCTAAGTGCCAGAATTTCATTTGAGCTTTgccgaaattttttttttttggttatttagATTAGCCTGAAAATCTCTAAACAGTTTGTTAGCTTAACCTAGagtaaaaactattttttgttgGGGATAAGCCTTTAAAAATCTCAAGGTCGGATTGTATTAAGGTTCATGGGCATAATCTataagaaattttctttttttagtttgGGTTAATCAATTATACATGTGTATTAGTCTCgattaaaagtttaaaaaatttataaattatgtcTTTTTTGAGACAGACTATTTCCTATATAAatgatatttttcttcttttctaaagacattcatttttaaaaaaaaaatctttactaTCTTTCTATCTCTCATTTTTTCCTAAAGTCCTTTTCACTAGAGTTGTCTCGGTGCTAAGATAGTGAAAAGTATAATCTGAAATTTGTATTGATAGTGAAAAGTATAATCTAAAAGTTGTGTTGTACTAATACTATAATACTATgtgttttaattgtttatttaagaATAGTGATGTAAAAATAATTGGAAACAAATCAACCATTTTTAAgtacatttatttaaaaatgaattatGAAACTTACAGAGTACATCTGTTTACATAGAATTAGTAACAAACATAGAATTAGtaacaaataatttaatataaactcACACAACACAAATCTGATGTTGCATGCCAATCAACTTGTTTATTAACTTGGACAACAACTTGGATgtgaattaattatttttggtataTTATGAacaaactagtcagagacccgtgcttctGCACGGGTGAtttaaataaaaggaattataagtaatatgcataattaaaagaaattgttttattt includes these proteins:
- the LOC131616004 gene encoding lysM domain receptor-like kinase 3 isoform X3; the protein is MIFFLSLIDSMKLKNGLLLFFMFLDCIFLKVESKCVKGCDVALASYYVMPLVELSNITTFMQSKIVTDSSEVIIRYNRDIVFSNDNLFSYSKINIPFPCECIGGEFLGHVFEYTANEGDTYDLLANTYYASLTTVEVLKKYNSYDPNHIPAKAKVNVTVNCSCGNSQISKDYGLFITYPLRPRDTLEKIASHYKLDEGVIQSYNLGVNFSKGSGIVFFPGRDKNGEYVPLYPRTAGLGKGVAAGISIAGIFALLLFVICIYVKYFQKKEEEKAKLPQISTALSAQDGNASGSGEYETSGSSGHGTGSTAGLTGIMVAKSTEFSYQELAKATNNFSLDNKIGQGGFGAVYYAVLRGEKTAIKKMDVQASTEFLCELQVLTHVHHLNLVRLIGYCVEGSLFLVYEHIDNGNLGQYLHGIDKAPLPWSSRVQIALDSARGLEYIHEHTVPVYIHRDVKSANILIDKNLHGKVADFGLTKLIEVGNSTLHTRLVGTFGYMPPEYAQYGDVSPKIDVYAFGVVLYELISAKNAVLKTGESAVESKGLVALFEEALNQIDPLEALRKLVDPRLKENYPVDSVLKMAQLGRACTRDNPLLRPSMRSLVVALMTLLSHTDDDDTFYENPSLTNLLSER